The nucleotide sequence tGAAGAAATTACTGTTCGTGCATGACTTTAGAACAGCTGCATCTACCTATTTATGCAATTACTTTTTGTTGCGTTTATAATTGTTAGAAGGTTGATAAAACGAAATGATTGAAAGCGTGAAAACATTGGAATTAAAAATGTCCATAGAAAAAGTGCGAGTGAGACCGAAAATGCTTGCCAAATGACTAAATTTTAGTCAGTACGAAAACAGAGGGGTTGATTAGTGAAAAACTTTCTTCAACATCGTCAccgtcccagcctatacgtaTACGTCCGCGTCCCACTGCTACGCACAGGACTACTCTCAGAAAaggagggcttgggtcgtagttcccacgcgggcccagtgcgtattgggaacttcacacaaactgATTCTGGttaattagtaataattaaaatataaaactctCTGTTGGTTAAATAGCTTCTAATTCAATAATTAATGATAAGGCAAATTGAACGTAACATTTTGTAGATAGCTAGTAAATTACTTGGAATGACTAATTTTTATCATTCAGGATGTAACTACCTATTATCTACTGCAAGCACATTTTTTATACTCATAGTACTCGTAGCCTATGTAATATGatccaaaatacaaaattaacttttcaatacataatataataatagcttCTATTACTAAAACTTAATATCCTAACATTTTAACGTGTTAAAGAGCGAATTCCTCCTAATACAAGTGCTTTACTTAAAAGGAGGATTCAACactagttttaaaacaaaagttgatataataaataattttgaatttttgaattacCTGGGCATCCTCGCCACACTCCATCTGATTGTATCTGGCAATGTCTTTATGCAGAGTCCTCAGTAGTATCATAGCAACCATTCCACTAAGGAAGAGAACAATAACCAGCGAGTTGAGGATAGAGAACCACTGTATATTCGTGTGCGGCATGGATTCCAGGATATAATCCCATCGCGAAGACCACTTCACGGTGTTGTTTCGTATGAAGGTGACTCTGTATGTGTAAATAATATTGAAGGTCTGGTCTTGGTTTAAAGTGTTGGGTATCTCAAGTGGGTTCCCTCGTGTGTTGCAGTCGAGATTGTCTGGACTCTGGTGACGGATACTGGCAGGTTTGATCTGAAAAAAATATGCAGTGataatttttgacaaaaaaaaaacaagtgtgaacaggtcgatcaactttttcttgtcactcgttgtCTATAGTTACgttctcctgagtcactctcTAAACTATAActttataggattaaaatttgccaaacatgcatttttgcgTTACTTTTATACCCTTCTATAATTAATTGTTCATCATATGTTAGTATAAATAATGTGACACAATTCTTCCAAtcaactgtactacttttgtcccttGCTGACATGACAGAATAACATCAAGGGATAGTTGATCCACCCACACGCAGGTTCGCTCTAGCCTTTGATTGGGGTAGACTCTACCCGGTAGAGTAAGGTGTTTTTGTGTTCTATGACAGTTTTTTTCTACCACAGCTCCCGAACCTCTGGCTGTAATCCGCCCACACAAGCACTTTTTGCTTACTGTTCTTTATTATTGCATTAACCATGACGTCAATCCTTAATCAAGGTGTACCTACTACAGAGTGCCATTACGCGGAACTGTAACTGGCTGAATGttcatagttttttgttttttaaagtaacTGATGGAGtaattataaagttttaagAAATATTAATGAAGATGATTATTACCCGTTTTTACAGttgcaaaaataaacaaacttatttaaagtaacagaacataataattacaatcTAGTTCTATATTTGGTACTAAGTTGATTTGACTGGATCTGGTGGCTTACCTTGGCCGAAATAATCCTCCCTCCGTTGTCACCAAAGCCCACTCCCCACTCTTCATCTGCCCCGCTGTGGTAAGTAATCTCAATGTCCACATGGTTGAAGAGGAAATATTCACCCATTTGGCTCTGGGTTGTGGACACGATCGGTGTGCATGTGTCCTATATGAGAAAATCATATAAAAATGTTAGACgtaataatacaacaaaatctAAAAAGAATACACTCCAGAACAGTGGTAGCCtattttcaaatacctaccAACTAGACTCTGTGTATGTGATCTACCAACTGCATAATTCTAATCAGACCTAAAAAGTTATGCGAGTTTTGGTGCACAAAACTGTGATGAAACTGAGGAAATTTTAACGAAATTGGAAACAAAAGGGTACAGTCTTGATTAAATTTTCTCAGTTTTGTTACAGCTTCAGTTCAGTAGCAATTTCATTATGGTAGATCCCTATTTTTCTTTtcactgtaatattttttatgaaccTATAACCTTCTTCTACATAAACTTTTCTGCCTTGCTGTGACCAACTGAGGCCTGATTGTCCAAcgccttaggggctgtttcaccacccatttattatttttatttgacggataaatgtgatgactatttgaacaaaacaaacagacggcatcacatttatctgacaaataaatttaatcaatggatggtataACCGGGAGTTAGAATCATATTCATCTTTCTTTTTGTCACATGGTGTTGGGTGAGAGTTGTAAGAGAAGAGATGGTAAATGTGATTTTGATCACCCAttcgttagacaatacggcaaTTGAACTAGGAGCCACAATCAATCAGTTGACTGCCCCTGCTAGTAGTAGGAACAAAGACACTTTCagaattttaaaactatttgatAATCATTGGGTTTGGATGATGGACAGCACAATTGTATTCTAATTAAATACAATGTAATCTTTATTAATATTCATTAAAGTGACcttgattaattaaaaaatatgaataatgaaaATAGTGTTTCTGTCTGGTATTATCTCTCTTTGATCAGCACCTTGACATTAACCATAATATGgcagaataatttaaaatagacatgttcattgaataaagatccATGCAAAGTATGGAAACACTAAATATGCCAATAAGTTATgcaatttttgatttaatatgACCAAAATGACacagtaattttgaaaaaaaaaattaagttaatctCAGAATTTCACACCTTAACTTAAGTCTATGAGAAATCTTTAAGTTCACACTTTaagaatacataaataacaccCTTTGAACAAGAAACTGACTCGCACATAGTTAATGAAATTAatccagataactcacgtcttaaatcgagacTAACTCGACATAATACCCGCTTACCAAATCTCTCCGGACTTGGCAGCCCATAGGGAATCCGGTGCTGCAGTATGTCTTCTCCTTGTCCACAGGGTAGCACCATGTCACCGGCATGTTGTCGAGGATCCAGTGATGCTGGTAGTACAGCGCCATCCCCATCTTCAGGAGGTTTAACTTCTTATTAGCCTCCGGCTTGGATCCTTTGTATTCCTTCATACACACCATCTTACAATCCACATTCTCCATAAAGTTCAACTTGTATGGACTGGGCCTGATTCTCTCTCCAAATACCACTTGCCCAAGGTTCTCGACTGGAGACATTGTTTCATCGCTCAAGCAAAAATCAAAGTGGTGATACTCAAACGGTATCACTGATTCTTCAGTGTTAAGTCTGTTTACGTACAATGGCACTTCGTTCTGTAATTGACATAAAACAATCATTTAGATTTAAGAACTAAAAACtaattgattaaaataaaactaataatggcATATAATGAAATAATTGATTCATTTAGAGGTGTTATATCAGATTACTGGTTATGGGCTCTGTAGTATTTTCCTTATCAGAAAATTACACGCGTTCAATAGCGGCACAATGGTGTGAATTGTTGTTAACGTGCCCCATGTGACGGCATGTTCTTGGGCCCATGGGCGGATACATCGTAAATAATCGAATTTTTCCTAATTATAGCACTGTACTCACTTTACAAGTGTTGGCATTGTCTTCGCCGGTTTTACTGCAGTAATTTACTGGGGCTAAGCCGGGTAAATAAAATGCTTTGATAGTTGTCAAAAGCGTAAATGCGCAAACGAAAAACGACAGCGGAGACATGACGAGATGTTATTCCTTGACTACCGTATTCGAAAACCTactaaattttcataaaatacgtTATTACGGTCCACATAATCGATTACTacactgaaacaaacaaaaaagttcgtgaaatttatgtagtttttgcTTTTTAGGGATATTTTTCGAAATCCTTTGCCCGAAGTACGGCACAGGGAAACGTCACCACTTCGAATGCTGCCAgctcaaaaaaataatatgtcaTAATTGTTTTCCGTTCAACGTAAAAAGCTATCACAGAGAGGCATGGGTAATAACactatagttaaaaaataatgcaaCTGAACTTGTGGTATGTACCAGTGTGGTACCTACAGGTACCTATTAGAATGGAGTAGGTAgagcaataaaatttaaagtagAAAATGAATGGAAAAGGAACAAAGATTATTTCAcacaaaagtaggtacctacttattgtgaggtattttattttccgATTTTACTTCAGAAATGAGacagttacaaaaaaaagtggCAAACTCATAAAAATTCTACTCTTAGGCCACTTGACGGAAATTCCGGCGACGGAACTTATTGCATACTACGCGGAACGACCGATCTTCCGCGTAGTGTGCCCgctatttgtaatttatatgcGCGGCGTCAAGTGTGGCGCCGGCCTTAGGCCGAGGTCGCACtccggctaaaccgccgcggtttttaaccgcgtgacttttttatacaagtagttttaagtttacttgtttaaaaatctCACGCGGATAAAATCCGCGGCGGTTTATccgtagtgcggcctcggccttAAACTTAAAAACCCCAGTGcggccgcttgcattagtttacttggtttacttgattcacaaagtcacgcggttaaaaacccccagaggggctactaagaaactcgcaaatcgaagttcgtatcgcaccgtccctttcactcgcgtattaaatgacataagcgtcagcgggacggcaacatacgaagttcgagttttgcacttcgtgggcCAGCTTATATGGGTTTTGCTCCCAAGGCCAAccagaaatttatttaaaacgaataaaaacTAATCTTTGCCTGCACAaattgggtttttttttttaggccCATCGAcacctacaacaccagggggattgcagatgcgttgccaacctagaggcctaagatgggatacctcaagtgccagtaatttcaccggctgtcttactctccacacccaaacacaacagtgcaagcactgctgcttcacggcaggattagcgagcaagatggtggtagcaatccgggcggaccttgcacaagggcTTACCACCTGCAACCTGATGTGAGGGTTCGATTCTTGGGCAACCATGGGCCTGGGCCACCATAAGCCCACCATTGATATTATCTTCTATTGATAAGATAATACTTGtaagaaagtttgtgaagatgctTGTTCCTTAGTCATGGAATAACATCTGAACCggtttaaaaccggccaagtgcgagtcggactcgcgcaccgagggttccgtacaaacgtgtaggtagtaactttaaaattattaaaaataattttattaggtatgtgatgtaatgtaactaaatatttacggttttcgcaattttttcctttatctgtgctataagacgttgcttcgtattCGTAcctttcaaatttcaagattctgagttcacgggaagtaccctgtatataggttttgattcccttgcgagtttcgaaatttttcggaaatttgcggcataaacagctgtatcttttgattgcgttggcttagaagtttgattttttcacagctccaagggatagtagacctgagtatttgatattttcagcttgataccacgacgcgttcctgagaaaaagggtcttgacaggtacggaaccctaaaaattatatttggCATGGAaagatgtaggtacttattgtacTAGGTACTTAGCTTGAGTCACGTCAAAGGTCGTAGCAGTCGTAGGATAGGTTtatatcctggaaaattgcataattcccgtgggatagcgataaacgaattcttcgcagactaAGTGGCGAGAAAGAGCTGGTAGCATTTTTGTGGGTAGGTGATAATGAATCACGTAAGTTAATGTCATGGTTCCGAGGTTCAAGAACAATAGGTAGCAAATCTCGTGTCAGTAAAACAAATACCTACACATATTTAGTAATTAAGTGTTGACCACTGGTTTCTCAAATTTCCGTTTGCGATGATGACTAGATGTGTCCGCACTAAGACTGCtcaaataaaaagtagtctagtAAGTAGTGCAAGAGCTatcaaaaataagtaaaactCGCTGAACGATGCTGGCTTGATAACAATCAGCGGTTGTTTTATTCCACAGTGCGAGTACCTAATCGCCCGCCGCTCTCATATTTACCTgcctaggtaggtactcgttttatagctcagcgacaAAATTAGGTATAGGAACTATAATgtatagtgccacgagagttgaagtgaatgattacacacacaacacagctacaacatgtcgtgtaatgacagcaggattttgactcCTTTTGtacaatcagttctttttgtagctgtgtatgtaatcattcacttcaactctcgtggcacgatctcaaagagtataagtacctatgtaggaacACGATCTATATACCTAcgcactcgcttctcgctgctcacgcTGCTCGCCAACTCGTATGTTTCATAGCTCTATTCGCTTCTCGTTCATCGCCAGTGGTAGGACAAGTGATTTATGTGGGTCAAATGTTAAAAGTCGAGTGTAACCCTCTTTCAGAGGGCGAATTCACTTCAATTTagtcaatgcaagtacagtcaacaaaaaaatacagtcatcaGATAAAAAAGgtcgtaagtaggtattttaaattattgttaaacaaaacttatttttggTTAAATGAGTTTTTGTAGGGGAAAGCTAGGGTTTCATGTAGGTGCCtaggtacttaggtactcttatgtacataaaaacaaGAAGACTCAAGTAGgtacttcatttattttatttcacaaaaatattcttacTAGGTAGGTAGATTAAATTCAAGAAGTAACATACGCGTTACATCTACCTAGAGCAGCGGTCAAATAACTCGCGCTTTGTATTCACACACCCATGCGAGGCTAGGTAGTACGAAACTACAAGTAAAAGCACCACTTGTTTAGCAGCCTGTCTGGGCAGCTTGCTACGAACAAATAGCATTTACGAGTATTCGTAGGCAGCTGGTCTTCTTACCAGTCagttgtaatatttatttatttattatatgcaAACAATCCCAGACCAACACctcatcaactcaaaataagacaccattttaatttagacttaaatcaaatttctggaaggtctaaattaaaatggtgtgttattttgagttgatgcggTGTTGGTCTGGGAGTGATACTGACTGCAAAAGTCAATCTGAGCATAAAGCTCTTGAGTTAGAGTCTCTACTTTACCGCCCAAGCTATGGATCCCACATTATAGGTAGTCCATGTTTTACGTCTGCCCTTAGCCAAGAAAATAAGGTAtttgacaattttttatttattttataagttaaagCTTGACAACGCAtatcgaacagaaaaacaatttttaagctaccagtATACgtatatattttctatttaatagtagattgtacatcaagagcataaaacgacccattttacccaagacgttcatatagccacccgagccggtacggcgagggtggatagatacgtcgagggaaaaatgggtttaatgctcgagttttacactctgcttttcacttcgatggcgaggaaatgaaatagcaacagtggaaacaattgttcacttactatgtacattttatttttcatgcattagtatataattatacattttagttttattgatttattttgattcatttttagttttatataaattaaaaatgtattaaaaaaatatagaaacttctttgtttgtggctgttgactcctgattaccttggtcttagacgaagattttattttatgcactagagcataataaGTCAGCATAAACACGacctttacgagcatgagaagtaaaaaaatgtttttgctaTAAGTACTTATTGCACGCGGGGCGTTCAGCTGATCTTGCGTTTTTTTTCTTGGTCGCCGACCTGAGCCGACATGAGGGCATACCTGTACTTTCTTAATAATACACAGGATAAATATGGCAAATCcgggagttgtcaaataccattTTAGATGTAATTTCTCAGTGTCAAAAAAGTCTACTGTTCCGGCAGCTGACGCCGGCGCAGCGCGCTCCGGCCGACGTCAACGAGGCTGCCGGTATCGGCGTCGAGGGGCAGGCCGCGGGCGAAGGCCGAGATGAGCCCCAGTGCGGCAGCCGGCTTGTCCGCCGGGACCATGTGCCCGGCGCCGCGGATCATAACCTCCGTCAGGTTACCTGCCTGTTTAAAGTACCTGAAAAGGATACGAGACTTTTTGTACCCAGCTGCCTGCAGCCATTGGCATGCTTTGGGTCGATTCCTGGATAGCGTTGCCTACCGTGCTATGGGGGTGGCCACGcggtccatccatccattcatcccagcctatttacgtcccactgttgagcaccgccctcctctcagaataagagggcttgggccgtagctcccacacgggcccagtgcggattgggaacttcacatataccattgaattacttcacagttgtgtgcaggtttcctaacgatgttttccgacaccataaagctcgtggtaatttaagtagtgtatttttatctaaataagtatgtttatctgttgcctagtacagtaaacgtcataaataagtgataattTCTGTACTTGTCGTTTTCGGTCGTTACATAGTtccgtatggcttttcaaacatgacgttaaagtgacaaggtacaaaagtgatcacttatttatgacgttgactgcaTAGTATACGTTTTGCTTAGTTATATGCCCcgtgattatttttttttattttttttttgtttttttatcttacCCAGCCAGCATTTCGTCATGGTACCAAGGCTGCCTCTTAGCAGAGCGGTACTCCGCTGCTCCGGAGAAGTCGAGCTGGTTGTACGTGTTCACCGACGGATGGTATGCCACGATGATGTCCAAGTGACCGCTGAAACCGAACACATTCTTAGAACCTTGACTTCCAAGAAATATGTCTGATAAATGGCAAGTTATTTGGCTTCGGTTGTGCGTCTGTGTTTTATGCTAGCAATGCGCACTCTtcacactaacttaaaaatctTCAGATTTAGAGACTTGGTAGAGAGACTATATTTgacaaacatattaaaaaaaactcccgGGATATTAACGAAGGtgctaaaaaaataagtaccaatCCTTTAAGAGATGTTAAATaagattaaaacaataaactttaaatataaatttcctgaacaaaataaataaaatgtcattCCGCCCAAACATAATCAGCCTGTGTATTTGAGTGACAAGATTCTATCACTTTCTGTCAAGTGAATCCGTCGTTTATCATGAACGTCAACGATTGGCGGGAAAACATTAGTAAGTATtgtgactttgacatttatttttctaagtaaAGTGGGCAGTTACTCGTGACAGTCAAGACTttcaaagaagttttaatccCTGGCATGTTGATTCTCTAATTATCTCCCATAGTAAGATAaacttttcaatattttatacttaattctACTCCTAGAAACGTGTACTATCTGCTGTATACTAGTACCTAAAAGTAAATATtggtacctaatttgttagcaccttataCTAGCATAAAAAGTGGCTCTATCTTCGTAACTATAGTTATTAGAGACATAAAATTTAGCGTGCAAGTTAATAGTTGTAAgaactaaaaattgttttaacgaTTCtctgaaattcccacgggaaaagGCATAAAAACGATGCGAAAAGGATGAGATCGATGCCAGTAGGACGTACAAATGAAAATATTGCTGTctaaaatagataatttatgCTCTACCAAAAATTTTGCAGTACTAGGCTACGCGAGGCAGCCACTTTTGGCGTGTTTTCGACTTTTGGCTCTCTCGATGTGGCCACATGAGCTACCCTCCCAGCACTTACTTGTAAAGCATAACTCTGTAGTTCTCCAGCAACTCCTCAACCCACATCTTAGCGCTTCCCATGAAGTCAGGCACAAGCTTCCTGTAAACCACGCCCACTGACGTGAAGTTGGTGTTGCCAACGTGTAATGCGCGGCGCGTCTCACTCCGCTGGAGGTATTCTAGGTAAGGTCCGTTTAAACCGATGTCACTTTGAAGATAATTGTACAGGTTGTCGAGGTGAGACTCTCGCAGGAACGTGGTTAGGAGGTAGTTGTAATACTGTAACACAAGACAGCGATTGCGACTGCTAGGGTAGTTTCCTTATTTCAGACAAGCTGCAAGcaatctaaagccgagtttagacttgcaagaaaaatcatgcaagttgaattacatggcgaggccgtaaagccaacgagtttgtttgtagtggtcaatcgagcgccgcaatgtaattaatgcaacttgcacgatttttcttgcaagtctaaactcggcttcaGATCCAAACTTAGAGAGGCTTAGCACCCATGTATTTAAGTAATGATGAAAGTATAATATTGTATCAaatgaagtctgttaaaaatatatcacgaCGGGGTTCGCTAAAAAAGTCCTGgtaaaattatataactaaataaaaatcaaaaaaatccttATCATTAACATCGCACTCATTACATTAATTTAGGATTTATCTGCAAAAAACCTTATTTGAATTATCAATTTCAACATCAGTTTTTCTTACCGCATAAGCCTTCAGCATCTCTCCATTGTTGACGAACTGGGTGACGGCCAGTTCCAGGTGATTCATGGAGTCTGCCACCTTGTCGTCCACGAGGCCGACCTCGCGCACGAAGTAGCTGTATCGCTGCAGGGACGGCGGGTCGATGAACCCGTT is from Choristoneura fumiferana chromosome 3, NRCan_CFum_1, whole genome shotgun sequence and encodes:
- the TM9SF2 gene encoding transmembrane 9 superfamily protein member 2, coding for MSPLSFFVCAFTLLTTIKAFYLPGLAPVNYCSKTGEDNANTCKNEVPLYVNRLNTEESVIPFEYHHFDFCLSDETMSPVENLGQVVFGERIRPSPYKLNFMENVDCKMVCMKEYKGSKPEANKKLNLLKMGMALYYQHHWILDNMPVTWCYPVDKEKTYCSTGFPMGCQVRRDLDTCTPIVSTTQSQMGEYFLFNHVDIEITYHSGADEEWGVGFGDNGGRIISAKIKPASIRHQSPDNLDCNTRGNPLEIPNTLNQDQTFNIIYTYRVTFIRNNTVKWSSRWDYILESMPHTNIQWFSILNSLVIVLFLSGMVAMILLRTLHKDIARYNQMECGEDAQEEFGWKLVHGDVFRPPRRGMLLAVFLGSGAQVFGMTLVTLAFACLGFLSPANRGALMTCALVAWVLLGAAAGYVSARIYKSFGGRRWKSNILLTSMVCPGVVFSLFFIMNLVLWGKGSSAAIPFSTLLALLALWFGVSVPLTFIGAYFGFRKRILDHPVRTNQIPRQIPEQSLYTQPVPGVVMGGVLPFGCIFIQLFFILNSLWSSQMYYMFGFLFLVFVILVITCSETTILLCYFHLCAEDYHWWWRAFLSSGSTAGYLFVYCCHYFVTKLNIEDAASTFLYFGYTIIMVFLFFLLTGTIGFMACFWFVRKIYSVVKVD